The genomic window CGCCGCAGCAGACCTCCATCCCGGCGTCGCGCACCATCCGCAGGGTGTCCCATCGCTCCTCCCACGTGTGCGTCGTGACCACGTTGGGAAAGTAGGACCGTGAGGTTTCCAAGTTGTGGTTGTAACGATGAACCCCCATGGACACCAATTGATCGACCTGCTCCTGGGTCAACATTCCGAGCGAGCACGCGATGTCTATCTCCACCTCGTTGCGGATCGCCTCGATCCCCGCCGCGACCTGTGCCAGCAGGCGCTCGTCAGGCCCACGCACTGCTGCGACGATGCAGAATTCGGTCGCACCGGATTTGGCCGTTTGCTTGGCCGCTTCTACGAGGCTGGGGATGTCCAACCTGGCAGCACGCACCGGCGATTCGAACAACCCCGACTGAGAACAGAAGTGGCAATCCTCCGGGCAACCGCCGGTCTTGAGGCTGATGATGCCTTCTACCTCCACCTCCGGGCCGCACCATGCGAGCCGCGCCGCGTGTGCGACCGCGAGCAGTTCCTCGAGGCGTTCTTCGGGGAGGCGGAGAACGTCAAGAACCTGCTCCTCGTTCAACCCGACGCCACCGTCCACGACCTGATCACGGGCAATGTCGAGAATGTCGGTTCGAACGGATCCCTGCGTCATCGACGCCTCCTGCAGCTTGGTCGCGGATACTTGAACAGCGTTCAAGTTGAACGGCGTTCAGGCTATGCTGGGCGTTGGATAGTGTCAAAGCCGACACTCGACCGAACACCGAGGAGCTATCACGTGCAGCTGCGGCGTGCCGACGTCCTGGACGGCGCAATCTCCATCCTCGACGAGTACGGGCTCGCAGATTTGACGATGCGTCGACTGGCAACCTCACTGCATGTTCAGCCCGGGGCTCTGTATTGGCACTTCAAGGACAAACAGACATTGCTCGGCGCCATCGCGGACGCGCTTCTGGCCGACGTCGACACCCCGCCCACAACGAACGCGTGGGACGAACAGCTCTGTCATGTCGCTCATCGGCTTCGAGATGCGCTGCTGTCGCACCGAGACGGCGCCGAGCTCGTTGCGGCGACCTACGCGTCGCGGCTGGTGACCAATCGGATACGCGAGAGGATTGCCGCCGTGTGCATCCGCGCCGGTCTGCCCCGCAGCGAATCCGAACTTGCCGCGGACACGCTGCTGTACTACATCCTCGGACAGACCGTCGACGAACAGGCGCGGATGCAGATGGATTCTGCGGGAGCGCTCGGCGACGCTGCGTCTCCCCTGTTCGAAACGCCCGACCCGACAAGCCGATTCGACTTCGGTCTCGGGCTCTTCGTGGACGGCGTGCGGCTGAGACTGGGTGACCGTGCCCGGGCCTAACCGCCGAAGACGGGCCCGAGCCCCGCATTGTTCGCGGTGTTACCGGCGAACGGGTTGTCGTGGACCATGTAGGTCCACGTCGACGTCGGCCGCTGGAGACCGGCACTGCCCAGAT from Rhodococcus sp. P1Y includes these protein-coding regions:
- the bioB gene encoding biotin synthase BioB, coding for MTQGSVRTDILDIARDQVVDGGVGLNEEQVLDVLRLPEERLEELLAVAHAARLAWCGPEVEVEGIISLKTGGCPEDCHFCSQSGLFESPVRAARLDIPSLVEAAKQTAKSGATEFCIVAAVRGPDERLLAQVAAGIEAIRNEVEIDIACSLGMLTQEQVDQLVSMGVHRYNHNLETSRSYFPNVVTTHTWEERWDTLRMVRDAGMEVCCGGILGMGESLAQRAEFTADLARLEPDEVPLNFLNPRPGTPFGNLEVMPASDALRAVAAFRLALPRTILRFAGGREITLGDLGAQQGILGGINAVIVGNYLTTLGRPAEQDLDLLGSLSMPIKALNSTI
- a CDS encoding TetR/AcrR family transcriptional regulator C-terminal domain-containing protein yields the protein MQLRRADVLDGAISILDEYGLADLTMRRLATSLHVQPGALYWHFKDKQTLLGAIADALLADVDTPPTTNAWDEQLCHVAHRLRDALLSHRDGAELVAATYASRLVTNRIRERIAAVCIRAGLPRSESELAADTLLYYILGQTVDEQARMQMDSAGALGDAASPLFETPDPTSRFDFGLGLFVDGVRLRLGDRARA